Proteins encoded by one window of Methylosinus sp. PW1:
- a CDS encoding DUF6538 domain-containing protein, which translates to MPAIPHVVRRGAFYYWRRRLPSALAESRNSATLILGLRTSNPGRARYLAGQISALADRCFFPAAMTSRLSQQQIQKVFRIVFTQHLDKLEAVAARERTENDFDPEKSRRSERVMGHVYRLLETRGRAAAVDERSAAQMAAQGMRPDEIAEIAFMLDLMQRQNVSAEKQERLATLVEEVGGEPNPMNLALAQETVYRAFAEANFQSERRHDGVRVEIEKTIADILKDHAKAPRDSVDHAETRLVVAPLASSPIVVPREATATVEGARNEHAPPSADPAPTPSPAKAARTKPLTLDEHPFVVLAEGIIQKNADAKAWDTKSQRQVRQISRLFARLLLEQGVVEFEDIHQKHLGDLDDLFGAVAKSYGRSPRDNHRTLDQLRAIGAAKPPSERGLVAGTVNRHFSFLGQVLAHIRSRGHKLDRDIDMTLMRRKSTERGRTKRGLLTEADAGAIFRLAFFIGCAGWKDDEILIPGPHVFHRALYFATLMLHYTGARREEICGLSVRDVAYVDTVIDGKLQRLHYIKIRTSEIRRIKNLYSERSVVLHPELIRLGFLDYVAAVRALGYEMVFPDLKSPTSSSPLGDRLYDELIDGLHQAIPDAKERKKVIHSMRKSFGNSLKQKGIHSEIRSDIMGHSGATPTEEIYCDAIALADMLPSIMKIPIVTAHLQPHPIRLLPWVQDKLRPPFSRKRRGTDGAGPGRRRMRKTKGE; encoded by the coding sequence GTGCCCGCCATACCCCATGTCGTGCGTCGCGGCGCGTTCTATTATTGGCGGCGGCGACTGCCATCGGCGCTTGCCGAATCGAGAAATTCTGCGACGCTGATTCTCGGCCTGCGCACCAGCAACCCCGGGAGAGCGCGCTACCTCGCCGGCCAGATTTCCGCGCTCGCCGATCGTTGTTTCTTTCCGGCCGCCATGACCAGTCGCCTCTCACAGCAGCAAATTCAGAAGGTGTTCCGCATCGTCTTCACGCAGCACCTCGACAAGCTCGAGGCCGTAGCGGCGCGCGAACGCACGGAGAACGATTTCGATCCCGAGAAGAGCCGCCGCAGCGAGCGCGTGATGGGGCACGTCTATCGCCTGCTCGAGACGCGCGGGCGCGCCGCGGCCGTCGACGAGCGCTCCGCCGCGCAAATGGCGGCGCAGGGCATGAGGCCGGACGAGATCGCCGAGATCGCCTTCATGCTCGATCTCATGCAGCGCCAAAACGTCTCCGCCGAAAAGCAGGAGCGGCTCGCGACGCTCGTCGAGGAGGTCGGCGGCGAGCCCAATCCGATGAATCTCGCGCTCGCGCAGGAGACGGTCTACCGGGCCTTCGCCGAGGCGAATTTTCAGTCGGAGCGCCGGCATGACGGCGTGCGCGTCGAGATCGAGAAGACCATCGCCGACATTCTGAAGGATCACGCCAAGGCGCCCCGCGACTCGGTCGATCACGCCGAGACGAGGCTTGTCGTTGCGCCCCTCGCCTCATCCCCGATTGTCGTCCCTCGAGAAGCGACCGCGACGGTCGAAGGCGCCCGAAACGAACATGCGCCGCCGTCTGCCGACCCCGCGCCCACGCCGAGTCCCGCCAAGGCGGCGAGAACGAAGCCGTTGACGCTCGACGAGCATCCATTCGTCGTGCTCGCCGAGGGGATCATCCAGAAGAATGCGGACGCCAAGGCCTGGGACACGAAATCCCAGCGTCAGGTGCGTCAGATTTCGCGGCTTTTCGCGAGGCTCCTCCTCGAGCAGGGCGTCGTCGAGTTCGAAGACATCCACCAGAAGCACCTGGGCGATCTCGACGACCTCTTCGGCGCTGTCGCCAAGAGCTACGGCCGCAGCCCGCGAGACAATCACAGGACGCTCGACCAGCTTCGCGCGATCGGCGCGGCCAAGCCGCCATCGGAGCGCGGCTTGGTCGCCGGAACGGTCAATCGGCATTTTTCATTTCTGGGCCAGGTCCTCGCCCATATTCGAAGCCGCGGCCACAAGCTCGACCGGGACATCGACATGACGCTGATGCGTCGCAAGTCCACGGAACGCGGGCGCACGAAGCGTGGACTCCTGACCGAAGCCGACGCCGGCGCCATCTTCCGCCTCGCCTTCTTTATCGGCTGCGCCGGTTGGAAAGACGACGAGATATTGATCCCAGGCCCGCACGTCTTCCACCGCGCGCTGTATTTCGCGACGCTCATGCTCCACTACACCGGAGCGCGGCGCGAGGAGATCTGCGGCCTCTCCGTCCGCGACGTGGCCTACGTCGACACGGTGATCGACGGCAAGTTACAACGCCTCCACTATATAAAGATCAGAACGAGCGAAATTCGGCGCATCAAAAATCTGTATTCCGAACGCTCGGTCGTTCTGCACCCGGAGCTCATCCGCCTCGGCTTTCTCGATTATGTCGCGGCCGTGAGAGCACTCGGCTATGAGATGGTCTTCCCCGATCTCAAATCGCCGACATCCTCGTCACCTCTGGGCGATCGGCTCTATGACGAGCTGATCGACGGCCTGCACCAAGCCATTCCCGACGCCAAGGAGCGCAAGAAGGTCATCCATTCGATGCGCAAATCTTTCGGCAATTCATTGAAGCAGAAGGGGATTCATAGCGAGATTCGGAGCGACATCATGGGGCATTCGGGCGCCACCCCGACCGAGGAAATCTACTGCGACGCGATCGCGCTCGCCGACATGCTGCCGAGCATCATGAAGATTCCGATCGTGACGGCGCATCTACAGCCTCACCCGATCCGCCTGCTGCCCTGGGTGCAGGACAAGCTGCGGCCGCCATTCTCGCGGAAGCGGAGGGGGACGGATGGCGCGGGTCCGGGACGCAGGCGGATGAGAAAGACGAAGGGAGAATGA
- a CDS encoding pyruvate kinase produces the protein MKDAEFRHASEARADLHELLTALSRLREEVDADGRALIESWGGPFSTEFAPAAENLAHYLALRRRDLSDLQARLSAFGLSSLGRSEAKVMEALDALLATLRRLCGEADAPYPTPAAMRAGEDALSAARDLIFGAVPTTPHAVVMVTLPSEAASEPELIRRLMEAGMGCARINCAHDDAAAWKAMIGNIRAGERALGRNCRVLMDLAGPKCRIEQLRAPEKLRLYRGDRFAMVAALDPRAAGPVAIQPSFPETIGQLAPGAEVWINDGKIGARVVGASAGAVELEVFSARGKGERLKVEKGLNFPTIDLRLPPLTPKDFRDLDFVAAEADLVGFSFVQETADVDLLQDHLAARRGALPKQTIVLKIETPLAVRNLPRLILRSAQHHPTAVMIARGDLAVELGFARLSEMQEEILWLCEAAHVPVIWATQVLDQFIKDGAPSRAETTDAAMAQRAECVMLNKGPFLAEAVTFLRDVLARMDRHQSKKFARFTPLRAWD, from the coding sequence ATGAAGGACGCCGAATTCAGGCATGCGAGCGAAGCTCGCGCCGATCTCCATGAATTGCTGACCGCCCTGTCGCGCTTGCGCGAGGAGGTCGACGCCGACGGCCGAGCGCTCATCGAGAGCTGGGGCGGGCCGTTTTCGACAGAGTTCGCGCCGGCTGCGGAAAATCTCGCCCATTATCTCGCCCTGCGCCGGCGCGATCTCAGCGATCTGCAAGCGCGCCTATCGGCCTTCGGCCTCTCCTCGCTCGGCCGCAGCGAGGCCAAGGTGATGGAGGCGCTGGATGCGCTTCTGGCAACGCTGCGGCGGCTCTGCGGCGAGGCGGACGCCCCCTACCCCACCCCAGCAGCCATGCGCGCTGGCGAGGACGCTCTGAGCGCCGCGCGCGACTTGATTTTCGGCGCCGTCCCCACGACGCCGCACGCCGTCGTGATGGTCACGCTGCCGAGCGAGGCGGCGAGCGAGCCCGAGCTGATCCGCCGCCTGATGGAGGCCGGCATGGGCTGCGCGCGCATAAATTGCGCGCATGACGACGCCGCCGCCTGGAAAGCGATGATCGGCAACATACGCGCCGGCGAGCGCGCGCTCGGCCGCAATTGCCGCGTGCTGATGGACCTCGCCGGACCGAAGTGCCGGATCGAGCAATTGCGCGCGCCCGAGAAGCTGCGCCTCTATCGTGGCGACCGCTTCGCCATGGTCGCGGCGCTCGATCCGCGCGCCGCCGGGCCTGTCGCCATCCAGCCGTCCTTTCCCGAGACGATCGGCCAGCTCGCGCCGGGCGCGGAAGTGTGGATCAACGACGGGAAGATCGGCGCGCGCGTCGTCGGCGCGAGCGCGGGCGCCGTGGAACTGGAAGTGTTCAGCGCGCGCGGCAAGGGCGAGCGGCTGAAGGTCGAGAAGGGCCTCAATTTCCCCACCATCGATCTGCGCCTGCCGCCGCTGACGCCGAAGGATTTTCGCGATCTCGATTTCGTCGCGGCCGAGGCCGATCTCGTCGGCTTCTCCTTCGTGCAGGAGACGGCCGACGTCGATCTCCTCCAGGACCATCTCGCGGCGCGGCGCGGCGCTCTGCCCAAGCAGACGATCGTGCTGAAGATCGAGACGCCGCTCGCCGTGCGCAATTTGCCGCGGCTCATTCTGCGCTCGGCGCAGCATCATCCGACGGCGGTGATGATCGCCCGCGGCGACCTCGCGGTCGAGCTCGGCTTCGCCCGCCTCTCCGAAATGCAGGAGGAGATTCTCTGGCTCTGCGAGGCCGCCCATGTGCCGGTGATCTGGGCGACGCAGGTGCTCGACCAGTTCATCAAGGACGGCGCGCCGAGCCGGGCCGAGACCACAGACGCCGCCATGGCGCAGCGCGCCGAATGCGTGATGCTGAACAAGGGGCCGTTTCTCGCCGAGGCGGTGACGTTCCTGCGCGACGTTCTGGCCCGCATGGATCGCCACCAATCGAAGAAATTCGCCCGCTTCACCCCGCTGCGCGCCTGGGACTGA
- the rpe gene encoding ribulose-phosphate 3-epimerase: MTNDIIIAPSILSADFARLGEEVRDVVAAGADWIHLDVMDGHFVPNITFGPGVVKALRPHAACTFDAHLMIEPVDPYVAAFAEAGADIITLHAEAGAHLHRSLRLIRSLGKKAGVSLNPGTSERALDYVLDDVDLILVMSVNPGFGGQGFIPSQIDKIRRIREMIGRREIFLEVDGGVTRQTATAIVEAGADVLVAGSAVFAGTGASAYRENIAALRGAAAAAGALAV; the protein is encoded by the coding sequence ATGACGAATGACATCATCATCGCCCCTTCCATTCTCTCCGCCGATTTCGCGCGGCTCGGCGAGGAGGTGCGCGATGTCGTCGCCGCCGGCGCGGATTGGATTCATCTCGATGTGATGGACGGGCATTTCGTGCCCAACATCACCTTCGGCCCCGGCGTGGTGAAGGCGCTGCGCCCGCACGCCGCCTGCACTTTCGACGCGCATCTGATGATCGAGCCGGTCGACCCTTATGTCGCCGCCTTCGCCGAGGCCGGCGCCGACATCATCACCCTGCACGCCGAGGCCGGCGCGCATCTGCACCGCTCGCTGCGGCTCATTCGCTCGCTCGGCAAGAAGGCCGGCGTCTCGCTCAATCCCGGCACCAGCGAGCGCGCGCTCGATTATGTGCTCGACGATGTCGATCTCATTCTGGTGATGAGCGTCAATCCGGGCTTCGGCGGGCAAGGCTTCATCCCCTCGCAGATCGACAAGATTCGCCGCATCCGCGAGATGATCGGGCGGCGTGAGATCTTCCTCGAGGTCGACGGCGGCGTGACGCGGCAAACGGCGACGGCGATCGTCGAGGCCGGCGCCGATGTTCTCGTCGCCGGCTCCGCCGTCTTCGCCGGGACCGGCGCCTCGGCCTATCGCGAGAACATCGCCGCACTGCGCGGCGCGGCCGCAGCCGCCGGCGCGCTGGCCGTGTGA